A single genomic interval of Hemibagrus wyckioides isolate EC202008001 linkage group LG13, SWU_Hwy_1.0, whole genome shotgun sequence harbors:
- the birc5a gene encoding baculoviral IAP repeat-containing protein 5a: MDHINDEPTKLYFYENRLLTFDSWPFQEDCVCTPENMAKAGFIHVPSENSPDIAQCFFCLKELEGWEPEDDPEKEHKSHSPSCNFITLKKSVESLTVEEFLRLQKERQKFIIKKMCGQAIDKFEEAVKLKRGQIIQSAMGEE, encoded by the exons ATGGATCATATTAACGACGAGCCCACAAAGTTGTATTTTTATGAAAACAGGCTTTTAACCTTTGATAGCTGGCCATTTCAGGAAGACTGCGTTTGTACTCCTGAGAAC ATGGCTAAAGCAGGATTCATTCACGTGCCCTCTGAGAACAGTCCTGATATTGCACAGTGCTTCTTCTGTCTTAAAGAGCTGGAAGGCTGGGAACCAGAAGATGACCCTGA AAAGGAGCATAAATCACATTCACCCAGCTGCAATTTCATCACATTGAAGAAGTCTGTGGAGAGTCTGACTGTGGAGGAGTTTCTCAGGCTTcagaaagagaggcagaaaTTTATTATT aaAAAGATGTGTGGCCAGGCCATTGACAAATTTGAAGAAGCAGTGAAGTTGAAACGAGGACAGATCATCCAGTCTGCCATGGGTGAAGAATGA